One part of the Xiphophorus maculatus strain JP 163 A chromosome 1, X_maculatus-5.0-male, whole genome shotgun sequence genome encodes these proteins:
- the LOC102217465 gene encoding protein LSM14 homolog B isoform X1: MASSKPYIGCRIGLLSKAQNRYEGILYTIDKTNSTVVLAKVKCFGTEGRPTERPTSPKDDVYEYITFRGSDIKDITLCESPRSYHGLPPDPAIIQSSSSSSGIYSSLGLFSPVRTPAYNHLAASSLLSQQYAAALGLGTLLSDLHFRRGPMVEKAVQTIQVERQRRGLTTSQEGQWNRRRPPRTRRVNSQPPKDPTTRSSGSGVISNRPEAQQQNTDRPLARRRQTPRHQSSGRGRLMVANIPLPILKFDTDFDFASSNAQFIKEELERELQEKRKLKDEDIKKAKAEMHTLLEYEDFSPKCYYDKAKSFFDNVSSDNGLSFRLTWAEERKRNLETFGVTGRFIRSRLKR, from the exons ATGGCTTCTTCAAAGCCATACATTGGCTGTAGAATAGGGCTGCTTTCAAAGGCCCAAAATCGTTATGAGGGGATTTTGTACACAATTGACAAAACTAATTCCACAGTTGTGCTGGCAAAAG TAAAGTGTTTTGGAACTGAGGGGCGTCCTACTGAAAGACCAACATCCCCCAAAGACGATGTCTACGAGTACATAACTTTCCGTGGAAGTGACATCAAGGATATCACACTGTGTGAATCTCCGAGGTCTTATCATGGCCTACCCCCAGATCCAGCAATCATACAA tcGTCCAGTTCAAGCTCAGGCATATATTCAAGTCTTGGACTGTTTAGCCCTGTAAGAACGCCTGCTTATAATCACCTTGCTGCCAGCTCCCTTCTTAGCCAACAGTATGCTGCTGCTCTTGGACTGG GGACTCTCCTTTCAGACCTGCATTTCAGACGGGGCCCCATGGTAGAGAAGGCTGTTCAAACCATCCAAGTAGAAAGACAGAGAAGAGGTTTGACTACTTCCCAGGAAGGGCAGTGGAATAGGAGGAGGCCCCCAAGGACCAGGAGAGTGAACTCCCAGCCCCCAAAGGACCCTACTACTA GAAGTTCAGGCTCTGGTGTGATTTCTAATCGACCAGAAGCACAGCAGCAGAACACTGACCGTCCACTGGCCAGAAGAAGGCAAA CACCTCGACATCAGAGCAGTGGTAGAGGACGGCTAATGGTGGCTAACATTCCATTACCTATTCTCAAATTTGATACAGACTTTGACTTTGCTTCATCCAATGCACAGTTTATCAAAGAGGAGCTTGAGAGGGAGTTGCaggaaaaaaggaaactaaaag atgAAGACATTAAGAAGGCAAAAGCGGAGATGCACACGTTGCTGGAGTATGAAGATTTTAGCCCGAAATGTTACTATGACAAAGCAAAGTCTTTTTTTGACAATGTCTCCTCTGATAATGGGCTTAG tttCAGATTAACATGGGCTGAGGAACGGAAGCGCAATTTGGAGACTTTTGGAGTCACTGGCCGGTTCATAAGGTCAAGGCTTAAGAGGTAG
- the LOC102217465 gene encoding protein LSM14 homolog B isoform X3, with protein sequence MSQNGCACAILLIKCFGTEGRPTERPTSPKDDVYEYITFRGSDIKDITLCESPRSYHGLPPDPAIIQSSSSSSGIYSSLGLFSPVRTPAYNHLAASSLLSQQYAAALGLGTLLSDLHFRRGPMVEKAVQTIQVERQRRGLTTSQEGQWNRRRPPRTRRVNSQPPKDPTTRSSGSGVISNRPEAQQQNTDRPLARRRQTPRHQSSGRGRLMVANIPLPILKFDTDFDFASSNAQFIKEELERELQEKRKLKDEDIKKAKAEMHTLLEYEDFSPKCYYDKAKSFFDNVSSDNGLSFRLTWAEERKRNLETFGVTGRFIRSRLKR encoded by the exons ATGTCTCAAAATGGCTGCGCATGTGCTATTTTGTTAA TAAAGTGTTTTGGAACTGAGGGGCGTCCTACTGAAAGACCAACATCCCCCAAAGACGATGTCTACGAGTACATAACTTTCCGTGGAAGTGACATCAAGGATATCACACTGTGTGAATCTCCGAGGTCTTATCATGGCCTACCCCCAGATCCAGCAATCATACAA tcGTCCAGTTCAAGCTCAGGCATATATTCAAGTCTTGGACTGTTTAGCCCTGTAAGAACGCCTGCTTATAATCACCTTGCTGCCAGCTCCCTTCTTAGCCAACAGTATGCTGCTGCTCTTGGACTGG GGACTCTCCTTTCAGACCTGCATTTCAGACGGGGCCCCATGGTAGAGAAGGCTGTTCAAACCATCCAAGTAGAAAGACAGAGAAGAGGTTTGACTACTTCCCAGGAAGGGCAGTGGAATAGGAGGAGGCCCCCAAGGACCAGGAGAGTGAACTCCCAGCCCCCAAAGGACCCTACTACTA GAAGTTCAGGCTCTGGTGTGATTTCTAATCGACCAGAAGCACAGCAGCAGAACACTGACCGTCCACTGGCCAGAAGAAGGCAAA CACCTCGACATCAGAGCAGTGGTAGAGGACGGCTAATGGTGGCTAACATTCCATTACCTATTCTCAAATTTGATACAGACTTTGACTTTGCTTCATCCAATGCACAGTTTATCAAAGAGGAGCTTGAGAGGGAGTTGCaggaaaaaaggaaactaaaag atgAAGACATTAAGAAGGCAAAAGCGGAGATGCACACGTTGCTGGAGTATGAAGATTTTAGCCCGAAATGTTACTATGACAAAGCAAAGTCTTTTTTTGACAATGTCTCCTCTGATAATGGGCTTAG tttCAGATTAACATGGGCTGAGGAACGGAAGCGCAATTTGGAGACTTTTGGAGTCACTGGCCGGTTCATAAGGTCAAGGCTTAAGAGGTAG
- the LOC102217465 gene encoding protein LSM14 homolog B isoform X2 yields the protein MASSKPYIGCRIGLLSKAQNRYEGILYTIDKTNSTVVLAKVKCFGTEGRPTERPTSPKDDVYEYITFRGSDIKDITLCESPRSYHGLPPDPAIIQSSSSSSGIYSSLGLFSPVRTPAYNHLAASSLLSQQYAAALGLDLHFRRGPMVEKAVQTIQVERQRRGLTTSQEGQWNRRRPPRTRRVNSQPPKDPTTRSSGSGVISNRPEAQQQNTDRPLARRRQTPRHQSSGRGRLMVANIPLPILKFDTDFDFASSNAQFIKEELERELQEKRKLKDEDIKKAKAEMHTLLEYEDFSPKCYYDKAKSFFDNVSSDNGLSFRLTWAEERKRNLETFGVTGRFIRSRLKR from the exons ATGGCTTCTTCAAAGCCATACATTGGCTGTAGAATAGGGCTGCTTTCAAAGGCCCAAAATCGTTATGAGGGGATTTTGTACACAATTGACAAAACTAATTCCACAGTTGTGCTGGCAAAAG TAAAGTGTTTTGGAACTGAGGGGCGTCCTACTGAAAGACCAACATCCCCCAAAGACGATGTCTACGAGTACATAACTTTCCGTGGAAGTGACATCAAGGATATCACACTGTGTGAATCTCCGAGGTCTTATCATGGCCTACCCCCAGATCCAGCAATCATACAA tcGTCCAGTTCAAGCTCAGGCATATATTCAAGTCTTGGACTGTTTAGCCCTGTAAGAACGCCTGCTTATAATCACCTTGCTGCCAGCTCCCTTCTTAGCCAACAGTATGCTGCTGCTCTTGGACTGG ACCTGCATTTCAGACGGGGCCCCATGGTAGAGAAGGCTGTTCAAACCATCCAAGTAGAAAGACAGAGAAGAGGTTTGACTACTTCCCAGGAAGGGCAGTGGAATAGGAGGAGGCCCCCAAGGACCAGGAGAGTGAACTCCCAGCCCCCAAAGGACCCTACTACTA GAAGTTCAGGCTCTGGTGTGATTTCTAATCGACCAGAAGCACAGCAGCAGAACACTGACCGTCCACTGGCCAGAAGAAGGCAAA CACCTCGACATCAGAGCAGTGGTAGAGGACGGCTAATGGTGGCTAACATTCCATTACCTATTCTCAAATTTGATACAGACTTTGACTTTGCTTCATCCAATGCACAGTTTATCAAAGAGGAGCTTGAGAGGGAGTTGCaggaaaaaaggaaactaaaag atgAAGACATTAAGAAGGCAAAAGCGGAGATGCACACGTTGCTGGAGTATGAAGATTTTAGCCCGAAATGTTACTATGACAAAGCAAAGTCTTTTTTTGACAATGTCTCCTCTGATAATGGGCTTAG tttCAGATTAACATGGGCTGAGGAACGGAAGCGCAATTTGGAGACTTTTGGAGTCACTGGCCGGTTCATAAGGTCAAGGCTTAAGAGGTAG
- the taf4 gene encoding transcription initiation factor TFIID subunit 4: MDGTAGITSAAETIPTAAKSHFGSLTTSGAVTGASGATAGGDKQQATGAPALDGNGAVMNCHIPGSGQSDSSQTAVVNGPASASPGFIIRTNPSAQNTSTSSGSSSQPAEKTVPTVALVRPPMQTSANETQSTESPNTVLSSGSGSVSCKTEPTKNITQAGAQVLPSGVLSATMRNPTVLQNLRTTLSSTISAAPPGGIRSIAPQVLAPRLTQPQQNATSIQNIQIPAGMVLVRSESGQLLMIHQQTLAQMQAQAQSQSATTPRPAAPPSTPPVQVTSLQTPGGPLLARSVTPTTIIKQGSPVQTTVATTTTLQRPPVLQNTIILGGNATSTGQALGTPTTVQATAAVTQRVGPLGVTGVPVTPTTITAETLENVKKCGNFLSTLIKLASNGKQSSETTATVKELVRNLLEGKIEPEDFTSRLYKELNSSPQPYLVPFLKRSLPALRQMTPDPEAFIQQSLLPQPSSQPAAATSPALGAVVLRPSLSPAVSAATGSTTTKATVITLSQKANSKPGLVVAQQQVRPQVTLAQSPLVTIRGAAPSRIIVGQPQMVRHTPQGSVVKQNVAPGTRGVQLLNQASLVDAQRNKLKEAGGGTFKDDDDINDVASMAGVNLSEENARIMASSSELVGIVTRSCKDEAFLSISSLTRIVLQIGKKFGVSELGTDVINYISHATQQRLQNLLESASQVAQLKNLNFKEDERCEQVSDVRAQLKFFEQLDQMEKQRKEEQEREILLKAAKSRSRQEDPEQLRLKQKAKEMQQLELAQIRQREANLTALAAIGPRKKRRTDSPLSASAEGSGLGSSQPGGSSGQGSRQFMRQRITRVNLRDLLLCLENDRDSSHSQLLYKGLLK, from the exons ATGGACGGGACAGCTGGGATCACATCGGCGGCTGAAACAATCCCGACTGCCGCGAAGAGTCACTTCGGTTCACTGACAACAAGCGGAGCAGTTACGGGAGCATCAGGTGCAACAGCTGGGGGTGACAAACAACAAGCGACTGGTGCTCCAGCTTTGGATGGAAACGGCGCGGTGATGAACTGTCACATCCCCGGAAGCGGGCAGTCAGACAGCTCACAGACAGCTGTTGTGAATGGACCCGCTTCTGCCTCTCCTGGTTTTATTATTCGAACTAATCCGAGTGCACAAAATACTTCGACCTCATCTGGGAGTTCGTCTCAGCCTGCTGAGAAAACTGTTCCCACAGTGGCGCTTGTAAGGCCACCTATGCAAACTTCTGCTAACGAGACTCAAAGTACAGAAAGCCCAAATACAGTCTTGTCATCAGGGAGCGGTAGTGTTTCCTGCAAAACTGAACCCACTAAAAATATAACTCAAGCCGGTGCTCAGGTCCTGCCTTCGGGTGTTTTGTCTGCGACCATGAGGAATCCGACTGTTCTGCAAAACTTGAGGACTACATTATCGTCAACGATCAGTGCCGCTCCGCCAGGAGGAATACGGAGCATTGCTCCACAGGTGTTGGCTCCTCGACTCACTCAGCCTCAACAAAACGCTACAAGTATCCAAAACATCCAAATCCCTGCAG GCATGGTGTTGGTTCGCAGTGAGAGTGGGCAGCTGCTGATGATTCACCAGCAGACTTTGGCTCAGATGCAGGCTCAGGCACAGTCACAAAGCGCAACGACGCCACGACCTGCAGCCCCCCCCAGCACTCCACCTGTCCAGGTCACGTCTCTTCAG ACTCCAGGAGGTCCTCTGCTGGCTCGCTCCGTAACCCCGACGACCATCATCAAACAGGGTTCCCCAGTTCAAACCACAGTAGCAACCACAACCACCCTCCAGAGACCTCCTGTTCTGCAG AATACCATCATACTTGGAGGAAATGCCACTTCCACGGGACAAGCTCTTGGAACGCCAACCACAGTGCAGGCAACGGCAGCAGTAACTCAGAGGGTGGGGCCCCTCGGGGTCACTGGGGTGCCCGTCACTCCAACAACCATCACAGCT gaaacactggagaatgtgaaaaagtgtgGAAACTTTCTGTCTACACTCATCAAGTTAGCATCCAATGGAAAACAGTCATCTGAGACTACAGCCACTGTCAAGGAGCTTGTTAGGAATTTGCTG GAAGGAAAGATAGAGCCTGAGGATTTCACCAGCAGGTTGTACAAGGAGCTTAATTCTTCTCCTCAGCCATACCTTGTACCTTTTCTTAAG AGAAGTCTTCCGGCGTTGCGTCAAATGACCCCAGATCCCGAGGCTTTCATCCAGCAAAGCTTGCTGCCCCAGCCAAGCAGTCAGCCAGCTGCAGCAACCTCTCCAGCCCTTGGCGCTGTGGTTCTGCGTCCTTCTCTTTCGCCTGCAGTCAGCGCGGCCACAGGCTCTACCACGACCAAGGCCACAGTCATCACCCTCTCTCAGAAAGCCAACAGTAAACCTGGACTG GTTGTGGCCCAGCAGCAGGTGAGGCCACAGGTGACCCTGGCTCAGTCTCCGTTGGTAACGATCAGAGGAGCAGCTCCCAGCCGCATCATTGTGGGTCAACCACAGATGGTCAGACACACTCCACAAG gTTCTGTGGTGAAACAAAATGTGGCTCCAGGGACCAGAGGAGTTCAACTACTCAACCAGGCATCCCTTGTCGATGCTCAGAGGAACAAGCTAAAGGAAGCAGGAGGGGGGACTTTCAA AGATGATGATGATATCAACGACGTGGCTTCCATGGCAGGGGTCAACTTATCCGAGGAGAACGCCCGCATCATGGCCAGCAGCTCTGAACTTGTTGGCATCGTGACTCGGTCTTGTAAGGATGAGGCTTTCCTCTCCATCTCCTCTCTCACCCGGATAGTTCTACAGATTG GTAAGAAGTTTGGTGTCAGTGAATTGGGCACAGATGTGATCAACTACATTTCCCATGCTACACAACAGCGACTGCAGAACCTGTTGGAAAGCGCTTCACAAGTGGCACAACTgaagaatttaaattttaag GAGGACGAGCGGTGTGAGCAGGTCAGCGACGTGCGAGCTCAGCTCAAATTCTTTGAGCAGCTGGATCAGATGGAGAAGCAAAGGAAGGaggagcaagagagagagatcCTGCTGAAGGCTGCCAAG TCTAGGTCACGGCAAGAAGACCCAGAACAGCTCAGACTGAAACAGAAGGCCAAAGAG ATGCAACAGCTGGAGTTGGCTCAGATCAGGCAGAGAGAAGCCAACCTAACAGCGTTGGCAGCAATCGGCCCGAGGAAAAAACGGAGAACAGACTCCCCTTTAAGTGCGAGTGCAGAG GGTTCAGGGTTGGGATCCTCCCAGCCTGGAGGCTCCAGTGGACAGGGCTCCAGACAGTTTATGCGCCAGCGCATCACCAGAGTTAACCTCCGGGACCTGCTCTTATGTCTGGAGAATGACAGAGACTCCAGTCACTCCCAGCTACTCTACAAAGGTCTCCTCAAATAA